From a region of the Enterobacter cancerogenus genome:
- the pabB gene encoding aminodeoxychorismate synthase component 1, translating to MNTRLPTVITLPWRADAAEFWFARLSHRPYAMLLHSGHADHPYSRFDILVADPLETLVTRGNLTTVGGLESSDDPLTLLQLRLDALGLSASPHPDLPFQGGALGLFGYDLGRRYETLPDIAQRDIAIPDMAVGLYDWALIVDHHRQRVLLLSHADVHARLAWLEAQTPATPQPFSLTSGWRSNMTAPAYAEKFARVQAWLQSGDCYQVNLAQRFQATYEGDEWQAFCHLNASNKAPFSAFIRLDEGAILSLSPERFIHLADRTIQTRPIKGTLPRVADPVADRQQAEKLASSPKDRAENLMIVDLMRNDIGRVAEPGSVRVPELFVVEAFPAVHHLVSTITARLPASRTACDLLRAAFPGGSITGAPKVRAMEIIDELEPHRRNAWCGSIGYISLCGTMDTSITIRTVTAWDGSLYCSAGGGIVADSEVQSEYQETFDKVNRILKQLEK from the coding sequence ATGAACACGCGCTTGCCCACTGTTATTACCCTGCCCTGGCGTGCTGACGCCGCCGAATTCTGGTTTGCCCGCCTGAGCCACCGTCCGTACGCCATGCTGCTGCACTCCGGCCATGCTGACCATCCTTATAGCCGGTTTGATATCCTGGTTGCTGACCCGCTGGAAACCCTGGTCACGCGGGGAAACCTCACCACGGTGGGAGGGCTGGAATCCAGCGACGATCCGCTCACCCTGCTCCAGCTGCGCCTTGATGCCCTTGGCTTATCTGCTTCGCCCCATCCTGACCTGCCCTTCCAGGGCGGCGCGCTCGGGCTGTTTGGCTACGATCTCGGGCGTCGGTATGAAACGTTGCCTGACATCGCGCAGCGGGATATTGCCATTCCGGATATGGCGGTAGGGTTGTACGACTGGGCGCTGATTGTCGATCACCACCGGCAGCGCGTCTTGCTCCTGAGCCATGCGGACGTCCACGCCCGGCTCGCCTGGCTTGAGGCGCAGACACCCGCGACACCACAGCCTTTCAGCCTGACCTCAGGCTGGCGGTCCAACATGACCGCCCCGGCGTATGCCGAGAAGTTCGCCCGCGTTCAGGCCTGGCTGCAAAGCGGCGATTGCTATCAGGTTAACCTTGCCCAGCGGTTCCAGGCGACCTATGAGGGCGACGAGTGGCAGGCGTTTTGCCATCTTAATGCCAGCAATAAAGCGCCCTTTAGCGCCTTTATCCGCCTGGACGAGGGGGCGATCCTGAGCCTTTCGCCGGAGCGTTTTATTCATCTGGCCGATCGGACTATTCAGACCCGCCCCATCAAAGGCACGCTGCCGCGCGTTGCCGACCCGGTTGCCGACCGCCAGCAGGCGGAGAAACTGGCGTCATCCCCAAAGGACCGCGCCGAAAATTTGATGATTGTCGATTTGATGCGCAACGACATTGGCCGCGTGGCCGAGCCGGGCAGCGTGCGCGTGCCTGAGCTGTTTGTGGTTGAAGCATTCCCGGCCGTTCACCATCTGGTGAGCACCATCACTGCACGACTGCCCGCTTCACGCACCGCCTGCGACCTGCTGCGCGCCGCATTCCCCGGCGGGTCGATTACCGGCGCACCAAAAGTCCGGGCGATGGAAATCATCGACGAGCTGGAGCCGCACCGCCGCAACGCCTGGTGTGGCAGCATTGGCTACATCAGCCTGTGCGGCACCATGGACACCAGCATCACCATCCGCACCGTGACCGCCTGGGACGGCAGCCTATACTGCTCTGCGGGCGGCGGCATTGTTGCAGACAGTGAGGTACAGTCGGAATATCAGGAAACCTTTGATAAAGTTAACCGTATCCTGAAGCAACTGGAGAAGTAA
- a CDS encoding YoaH family protein, with the protein MFAGLPSLSHDQQQKAVERIQELMSQGMSSGQAISQVAEELRATHTGERIVARFEDEEDEE; encoded by the coding sequence ATGTTTGCAGGTTTACCTTCTCTAAGCCACGACCAGCAGCAGAAAGCGGTTGAGCGAATTCAGGAGCTGATGTCCCAGGGGATGAGCAGCGGACAGGCTATTTCTCAGGTGGCAGAAGAACTTCGCGCCACCCATACCGGTGAGCGGATCGTGGCGCGTTTCGAGGATGAAGAAGACGAAGAGTAA
- a CDS encoding RidA family protein, producing the protein MSILRIDAEARWSDVVIHNQTLYYTGVPANLDADAYEQTANTLAQIDAVLEKQGSDKSRILDATIFLANKEDFAAMNKAWDAWVVAGHAPVRCTVQATLMKPEYKVEIKIIAAV; encoded by the coding sequence ATGTCAATTTTGCGCATTGATGCCGAAGCCCGCTGGTCTGACGTTGTGATCCATAACCAGACGCTTTACTACACCGGCGTGCCGGCCAACCTGGACGCAGATGCCTATGAGCAGACGGCTAACACCCTGGCACAAATTGATGCCGTGCTGGAGAAACAGGGCAGCGACAAATCCCGCATTCTGGATGCCACTATTTTCCTGGCGAATAAAGAAGATTTTGCGGCGATGAACAAAGCCTGGGATGCGTGGGTTGTGGCGGGTCACGCGCCTGTACGTTGCACCGTACAGGCCACGCTGATGAAACCGGAATATAAGGTTGAGATTAAGATTATCGCGGCGGTTTAA
- a CDS encoding ATP-dependent DNA helicase, producing the protein MADDFSPEGQLAKAIPGFNPREPQRQMAHAVAKAIEQAQPLVVEAGTGTGKTYAYLAPALRAKKKVIVSTGSKALQDQLYSRDLPTVAKALKYKGRLALLKGRSNYLCLERLEQQALAGGDLPVQTLSDVIILRAWANQTEEGDISTCASVPEDSPAWPLVTSTNDNCLGSDCPLYKECFVVKARKTAMDADVVVVNHHLFLADMVVKDSGFGELIPEAEVMIFDEAHQLPDIASQYFGQSLSSRQLQDLAKDFTIAYRTELKDTQQLQKCADRLAQSAQDFRLQLGEPGYRGNLRELLADSNIQRALLLLDDALELCYDVAKLSLGRSALLDAAFERATVYRTRLKRLKEINQPGYSYWYECTSRHFTLALTPLTVADKFKEVMAQKPGSWIFTSATLSVNDDLHHFTERLGIEQAESLLLPSPFDYQKQALLCVPRNLPLPNQPGAARHLAAMLKPMIEANNGRCFMLCTSHAMMRDLAEQFRATMTLPVLLQGETSKGQLLQQFVSAGNALLVATSSFWEGVDVRGDTLSLVIIDKLPFTSPDDPLIKARMEDCRLRGGDPFDDVQLPDAVITLKQGVGRLIRDVSDRGVLVICDNRLVMRPYGATFLASLPPAPRTRDIKRAVRFLANPTAE; encoded by the coding sequence GTGGCAGACGATTTTTCCCCAGAAGGCCAGTTAGCAAAGGCCATTCCCGGCTTTAACCCGCGTGAACCTCAGCGGCAGATGGCGCACGCCGTCGCAAAGGCAATTGAACAGGCGCAGCCGCTGGTGGTTGAGGCCGGTACCGGCACGGGGAAAACCTACGCTTACCTCGCACCTGCGCTGCGTGCAAAGAAGAAGGTGATCGTCTCGACCGGGTCGAAAGCGCTGCAGGACCAGCTCTACAGCCGCGATTTGCCGACGGTGGCAAAAGCGCTGAAATACAAAGGGCGGCTGGCCTTGTTGAAAGGGCGCTCAAACTACCTCTGCCTCGAGCGGCTTGAGCAGCAGGCGCTGGCGGGGGGCGATCTGCCGGTACAGACCCTGAGCGATGTCATTATTCTTCGCGCCTGGGCGAACCAGACCGAGGAGGGGGATATCAGCACCTGCGCGAGCGTGCCGGAAGATTCCCCGGCCTGGCCGCTGGTAACCAGCACCAACGATAACTGCCTTGGCAGCGATTGCCCGCTGTATAAAGAGTGTTTTGTGGTCAAGGCGCGTAAAACCGCGATGGACGCAGACGTGGTGGTGGTCAACCATCATCTGTTTCTGGCCGATATGGTGGTGAAAGACAGCGGCTTCGGTGAACTCATCCCTGAAGCCGAGGTGATGATTTTCGATGAAGCCCACCAGTTGCCGGATATTGCCAGCCAGTATTTCGGCCAGTCGCTCTCCAGCCGCCAGTTGCAGGATCTGGCAAAAGATTTCACCATTGCCTACCGCACCGAACTGAAAGATACCCAGCAGCTGCAAAAGTGTGCCGATCGACTGGCGCAAAGCGCCCAGGATTTCCGCCTGCAGCTGGGTGAGCCGGGCTATCGCGGCAACCTGCGTGAACTGCTGGCTGACAGCAATATTCAGCGTGCGCTGCTGCTGCTCGATGATGCGCTGGAGCTGTGCTACGACGTCGCGAAGCTGTCGCTGGGCCGCTCTGCGCTGCTGGATGCCGCCTTTGAGCGCGCGACGGTCTATCGTACACGGCTCAAAAGACTCAAAGAGATCAACCAGCCGGGATACAGCTACTGGTACGAATGCACCTCGCGTCACTTCACCCTGGCCCTGACGCCGCTGACCGTGGCGGACAAGTTCAAGGAGGTGATGGCGCAAAAGCCAGGCAGCTGGATTTTTACCTCGGCAACCTTGTCGGTGAATGACGATCTGCACCACTTCACCGAACGCCTGGGCATTGAGCAGGCCGAATCTCTGCTGTTACCCAGCCCGTTTGATTACCAAAAACAGGCGCTGCTCTGTGTGCCGCGTAACCTGCCGCTCCCCAACCAGCCGGGGGCGGCCCGTCATCTGGCGGCGATGTTAAAACCGATGATCGAGGCCAATAATGGCCGCTGCTTTATGCTCTGCACATCCCACGCGATGATGCGCGATCTGGCGGAGCAGTTCCGCGCCACCATGACATTGCCGGTACTGTTGCAGGGCGAGACCAGCAAAGGGCAGCTTTTGCAGCAGTTTGTCAGTGCGGGTAACGCCCTGCTGGTGGCGACCAGCAGCTTCTGGGAAGGGGTGGACGTGCGCGGTGATACGCTTTCGCTGGTCATTATCGACAAGCTGCCGTTTACCTCGCCGGACGATCCGCTGATCAAGGCGCGAATGGAAGATTGCCGCCTTCGCGGGGGCGATCCGTTCGATGACGTTCAGCTCCCGGATGCGGTCATTACGCTGAAGCAGGGGGTAGGGCGTTTGATCCGCGACGTCTCCGATCGCGGCGTGCTGGTGATTTGCGACAATCGCCTTGTTATGCGCCCTTACGGCGCGACCTTTCTCGCCAGCCTGCCGCCCGCACCCCGAACGCGGGATATTAAACGCGCGGTTCGCTTCCTGGCGAACCCGACGGCGGAGTAA
- the tsaB gene encoding tRNA (adenosine(37)-N6)-threonylcarbamoyltransferase complex dimerization subunit type 1 TsaB, producing MRILAIDTATEACSVALWNDGAIGAHFEECPREHTQRILPLVKAILNQGHTALTDLDALAYGRGPGSFTGVRIGIGIAQGLALGAELPMIGVSTLMTMAQGAYRMTGATRVLAAIDARMGEVYWAEYTRDEQGVWHGEETEAVLKPEAVTERLTQLSGEWATVGTGWAAWPEMASNTGITLVEGNMLLPAAEDMLPIACQLLAAGKTVAVEHAEPVYLRNTVAWKKLPGRE from the coding sequence ATGCGAATTCTGGCTATTGATACGGCAACAGAAGCCTGTTCTGTTGCCCTGTGGAACGATGGCGCGATCGGTGCCCATTTCGAAGAGTGCCCGCGAGAGCACACCCAACGTATTCTTCCTCTGGTTAAGGCGATCCTGAACCAGGGACACACCGCCTTAACCGATCTTGATGCGCTGGCCTATGGCCGTGGGCCGGGCAGTTTTACCGGCGTGCGTATCGGGATTGGTATTGCCCAGGGCCTGGCGCTGGGTGCAGAACTGCCGATGATTGGCGTCTCCACGCTGATGACCATGGCGCAGGGCGCATACCGTATGACCGGCGCAACGCGCGTGCTGGCAGCCATTGATGCCCGCATGGGCGAAGTCTACTGGGCTGAATATACCCGCGACGAGCAGGGCGTGTGGCACGGCGAAGAGACGGAGGCGGTGCTTAAGCCCGAGGCCGTGACCGAGCGCCTGACGCAGCTCTCCGGCGAGTGGGCAACGGTCGGCACGGGCTGGGCCGCCTGGCCGGAGATGGCAAGCAATACGGGCATCACGCTGGTCGAGGGCAACATGCTCCTGCCTGCTGCAGAAGACATGCTGCCCATCGCCTGTCAGCTTCTCGCGGCGGGAAAAACCGTGGCCGTTGAGCATGCAGAACCTGTTTATTTACGAAACACCGTCGCGTGGAAGAAACTTCCTGGCCGCGAGTGA
- a CDS encoding Slp family lipoprotein, producing the protein MAVQSNVVRLLLAGAVAIALSGCVTVPDAIKGSSPVPQQDLVRVMNAPELYVGQEARFGGKVVEMVNQQGKTRLEIATVPLDSGARPILGEPSRGRIYADVSGFLDPVDFRGQLVTVVGPITGTVEGKIGSTPYKFMTMQVTGYKRWRIAQQVVMPPQPIDPWMWGPHPYRYGYGGWGWYNPGPAQVQTIVTE; encoded by the coding sequence ATGGCGGTTCAGAGTAACGTAGTACGCCTTTTACTGGCAGGCGCGGTTGCCATAGCACTGAGCGGTTGCGTAACCGTTCCTGATGCGATCAAAGGCAGCAGCCCGGTGCCTCAGCAGGATCTGGTGCGTGTAATGAATGCCCCTGAGCTGTACGTGGGACAGGAAGCGCGCTTCGGTGGCAAGGTGGTTGAGATGGTGAACCAGCAGGGTAAAACCCGCCTGGAAATTGCCACCGTGCCACTGGACAGCGGCGCACGTCCGATTTTAGGTGAGCCTTCTCGTGGGCGCATCTACGCTGACGTCAGCGGCTTCCTCGATCCGGTCGACTTCCGCGGGCAGCTGGTGACGGTGGTGGGGCCGATTACCGGCACGGTTGAGGGTAAAATCGGCAGCACGCCGTACAAATTTATGACCATGCAGGTAACCGGCTATAAACGCTGGCGCATTGCCCAACAGGTTGTCATGCCTCCGCAGCCGATCGATCCGTGGATGTGGGGTCCACATCCGTACCGCTATGGCTACGGCGGCTGGGGCTGGTACAACCCAGGTCCGGCACAGGTTCAAACGATCGTAACTGAGTAA
- the fadD gene encoding long-chain-fatty-acid--CoA ligase FadD gives MKKVWLNRYPADVPAEINPDRYHSLVELFEHSVRRYADQPAFVNMGEVMTFRKLEERSRAFAAYLQEGLGLQKGDRVALMMPNLLQYPVALFGILRAGMIVVNVNPLYTPRELEHQLNDSGAAAIVIVSNFAHTLEKVVERTQVKHVILTRMGDQLSTAKGTLVNFVVKYVKRLVPKYHLPDAISFRRALHAGYRMQYVKPEVVSDDLAFLQYTGGTTGVAKGAMLTHRNMLANLEQVNATYGPLLHPGKELVVTALPLYHIFALTMNCLLFIELGGQNLLITNPRDIPGLVKELAKYPFTAMTGVNTLFNALLNNKEFQQLDFSTLHLSAGGGMPVQQAVAERWVKLTGQYLLEGYGLTECAPLVSVNPHDIDYHSGSIGLPVPSTEAKLVDDEDKEVAHGEPGELCVKGPQVMLGYWQRPDATDEIIKDGWLHTGDIAVMDDEGFLRIVDRKKDMILVSGFNVYPNEIEDVVMQHSGVLEVAAVGVPSGSSGEAVKIFVVKKDASLTDEELITFCRRQLTGYKVPKLVEFRDELPKSNVGKILRRELRDEARAKVDNKA, from the coding sequence TTGAAAAAGGTTTGGCTAAACCGTTATCCCGCGGATGTTCCTGCGGAGATCAATCCTGACCGTTATCATTCCCTGGTTGAATTATTTGAACACTCGGTACGGCGCTACGCCGACCAGCCCGCCTTTGTGAACATGGGCGAGGTCATGACCTTCCGCAAACTGGAAGAGCGTAGCCGGGCGTTTGCTGCTTATCTGCAGGAAGGGTTAGGGCTGCAAAAAGGGGACCGCGTCGCGCTGATGATGCCGAACCTGCTGCAATATCCTGTGGCGCTGTTCGGTATTCTGCGCGCCGGGATGATCGTGGTGAACGTCAACCCGCTGTATACCCCGCGCGAGCTGGAGCACCAGCTGAACGACAGCGGTGCAGCGGCAATCGTCATCGTATCGAACTTCGCCCACACGCTCGAAAAAGTGGTCGAGCGTACGCAGGTTAAGCACGTCATTCTTACGCGAATGGGCGATCAGCTTTCGACGGCCAAAGGCACGCTGGTGAACTTCGTGGTGAAGTACGTGAAGCGCCTGGTGCCGAAGTATCACCTGCCGGATGCCATCTCCTTCCGTCGTGCGCTCCATGCGGGCTACCGTATGCAGTATGTCAAACCGGAAGTAGTGTCGGACGATCTCGCCTTCCTGCAATATACTGGCGGCACCACCGGCGTGGCCAAAGGGGCGATGCTGACGCACCGCAACATGCTGGCTAACCTTGAGCAGGTTAACGCGACCTACGGGCCGCTGCTGCATCCGGGTAAAGAGCTGGTGGTCACGGCGCTGCCGCTGTACCACATTTTCGCCCTGACCATGAACTGCCTGCTGTTTATTGAGCTGGGCGGGCAAAACCTGCTGATCACCAACCCGCGAGATATTCCGGGCCTGGTGAAAGAGCTGGCGAAATACCCCTTCACCGCCATGACGGGCGTGAATACCCTGTTTAATGCGTTGTTAAATAACAAAGAGTTCCAGCAGCTTGATTTTTCCACGCTGCACCTCTCTGCCGGCGGCGGCATGCCCGTCCAGCAGGCGGTCGCCGAGCGCTGGGTAAAACTGACGGGCCAGTATTTACTGGAAGGCTACGGCCTGACGGAGTGCGCGCCGCTGGTAAGCGTTAACCCGCACGACATTGACTATCACAGCGGAAGCATCGGTCTGCCGGTGCCGTCGACGGAAGCCAAACTGGTCGATGATGAGGATAAGGAAGTGGCTCACGGCGAGCCGGGCGAGCTGTGTGTGAAAGGGCCGCAGGTGATGCTGGGCTACTGGCAGCGTCCGGACGCCACCGATGAAATCATCAAAGACGGCTGGCTGCATACCGGCGATATCGCGGTGATGGATGACGAAGGCTTCCTGCGGATTGTCGATCGTAAAAAAGACATGATCCTCGTCTCGGGCTTTAACGTCTATCCGAATGAAATCGAAGACGTCGTGATGCAGCACAGCGGCGTGCTGGAGGTGGCGGCCGTGGGCGTTCCTTCCGGCAGCAGCGGTGAAGCGGTGAAGATATTTGTGGTTAAGAAAGATGCGTCGCTGACTGACGAAGAGCTTATTACCTTCTGCCGTCGCCAGCTCACCGGTTATAAAGTGCCTAAGCTGGTTGAATTCCGCGATGAACTGCCAAAATCCAATGTCGGGAAGATATTACGACGAGAATTACGTGACGAAGCCCGTGCCAAAGTGGACAATAAGGCCTGA
- the rnd gene encoding ribonuclease D: protein MNYQMITTNDELASLCEVTRDFPAIALDTEFVRTRTYYPQLGLIQMYDGKRVSLIDPLGITDWTPMRDLLLDTAVTKYLHAGSEDLEVFLNTFGIMPQPLIDTQILAAFSNRPLSWGFAAMVEEYTGLTLDKSESRTDWLARPLTARQLEYAAADVFYLLPIAGQLMKEAEASGWLSAALDECRKAQQRRQEVVDPKEAWRDISNAWQLRTRQLACLQLLADWRLRKARERDLAVNFVVREEHLWAVARYMPGSLGELDSIGLSGSEIRFHGKTLLALVEKAQHMPDDALPEPLLNLMDMPGYRKAFKDIKALVQTVASESKLSAELLASRRQINQLLNWHWKLKQQNGLPEMVSGWRGELLAERLKTLLEGYPR, encoded by the coding sequence TTGAATTACCAGATGATCACGACCAACGACGAGCTGGCTTCGCTGTGCGAAGTGACGCGCGATTTCCCTGCTATCGCCCTGGATACCGAGTTTGTCCGCACGCGGACCTACTACCCGCAGCTGGGGCTGATTCAGATGTACGACGGCAAGCGCGTCTCGCTGATTGACCCGCTCGGCATTACCGACTGGACGCCAATGCGCGACCTGCTGCTTGATACCGCCGTCACGAAATACCTGCATGCGGGCAGTGAAGATCTGGAAGTGTTTCTCAACACCTTTGGCATCATGCCGCAGCCGCTGATTGACACGCAGATCCTTGCCGCGTTCAGCAACCGCCCGCTCTCGTGGGGATTTGCGGCGATGGTCGAAGAGTACACCGGGCTTACGCTGGACAAGAGCGAGTCGCGCACGGACTGGCTGGCCCGTCCATTGACCGCTCGCCAGCTTGAGTATGCGGCAGCCGACGTGTTTTATCTGCTGCCGATTGCCGGACAGCTGATGAAAGAGGCGGAAGCCTCAGGCTGGCTCTCTGCCGCGCTGGACGAGTGCCGCAAGGCACAGCAGCGTCGTCAGGAAGTGGTCGACCCGAAAGAAGCCTGGCGCGATATCAGCAACGCCTGGCAGCTTCGCACCCGTCAGCTGGCCTGTTTGCAGCTGCTCGCCGACTGGCGTCTGCGTAAAGCGCGTGAGCGCGATCTGGCCGTTAACTTTGTGGTGCGCGAAGAGCATCTCTGGGCGGTAGCACGCTACATGCCGGGCAGCTTGGGCGAGCTGGACAGCATTGGGCTTTCGGGCAGTGAAATTCGCTTCCACGGCAAGACGCTGCTGGCGCTGGTGGAAAAAGCGCAGCACATGCCGGACGACGCACTGCCGGAGCCGTTGCTCAATTTGATGGACATGCCGGGCTATCGTAAGGCGTTCAAAGATATCAAAGCCCTGGTGCAGACGGTGGCGAGCGAAAGCAAGCTGAGTGCAGAACTGCTGGCGTCCCGTCGTCAGATTAACCAGTTGCTGAACTGGCACTGGAAGCTGAAACAGCAGAATGGTTTACCCGAAATGGTGTCGGGCTGGCGTGGGGAACTGTTGGCCGAACGTCTGAAGACGCTGCTGGAAGGTTATCCGCGCTAA
- the minE gene encoding cell division topological specificity factor MinE gives MALLDFFLSRKKSTANIAKERLQIIVAERRRSDAEPHYLPQLRKDILEVICKYVQIDPEMVTVQLEQKDGDISILELNVTLPEAEESR, from the coding sequence ATGGCATTACTGGACTTTTTTCTCTCGCGGAAAAAAAGCACCGCCAACATCGCTAAAGAGCGTCTGCAAATTATCGTTGCGGAGCGTCGTCGTAGCGACGCCGAGCCACACTACCTGCCGCAGCTGCGCAAGGACATTCTGGAAGTGATCTGTAAATACGTGCAGATTGACCCGGAAATGGTCACGGTACAGCTGGAGCAGAAAGACGGGGATATTTCGATTCTGGAGCTGAACGTGACGCTGCCGGAAGCGGAAGAGTCACGTTAA
- the minD gene encoding septum site-determining protein MinD, protein MARIIVVTSGKGGVGKTTSSAAIATGLAQKGKKTVVIDFDIGLRNLDLIMGCERRVVYDFVNVIQGDATLNQALIKDKRTENLYILPASQTRDKDALTREGVEKVLDELKKMEFDFVVCDSPAGIETGALMALYFADEAIITTNPEVSSVRDSDRILGILASKSRRAENGQEPIKEHLLLTRYNPGRVSKGDMLSMEDVLEILRIKLVGVIPEDQSVLRASNQGEPVILDATADAGKAYADTVDRLLGEERPFRFIEEEKKGFLKRLFGG, encoded by the coding sequence ATGGCACGCATTATTGTTGTGACTTCGGGTAAAGGAGGCGTTGGCAAGACCACCTCCAGCGCGGCCATCGCTACAGGTTTGGCCCAGAAGGGAAAGAAAACCGTCGTTATCGACTTCGATATCGGCCTGCGTAATCTGGACCTGATCATGGGTTGTGAGCGTCGCGTCGTGTATGACTTCGTTAACGTCATTCAGGGCGATGCCACGCTTAACCAGGCGCTGATTAAAGACAAGCGCACCGAGAACCTTTACATTCTCCCGGCATCTCAGACCCGTGATAAAGATGCCCTGACCCGTGAAGGCGTTGAGAAGGTTCTCGACGAACTGAAAAAAATGGAGTTCGACTTTGTGGTCTGTGACTCCCCTGCCGGTATCGAAACCGGTGCCCTGATGGCGCTCTACTTTGCGGATGAAGCGATCATCACCACCAACCCTGAAGTCTCTTCCGTGCGTGATTCTGACCGCATTCTGGGCATTCTTGCTTCCAAATCCCGCCGCGCGGAAAATGGTCAGGAGCCGATTAAAGAACACCTGTTGCTGACCCGATACAATCCGGGCCGTGTGAGCAAAGGTGATATGCTGAGCATGGAAGACGTACTGGAAATTCTGCGCATCAAACTGGTTGGCGTTATTCCGGAAGATCAGTCCGTATTACGCGCGTCTAACCAGGGCGAGCCAGTCATTCTGGATGCAACCGCAGATGCAGGTAAAGCTTACGCCGATACCGTTGACCGTCTGCTGGGAGAAGAACGTCCTTTCCGCTTCATTGAAGAAGAGAAGAAAGGTTTCCTCAAACGCCTGTTCGGAGGATAA
- the minC gene encoding septum site-determining protein MinC, translating to MSNTPIELKGSSFTLSVVHLHDAKPEVIRQALEDKIAQAPAFLKHAPVVVNVSDLEAPVNWKLLQQAVASTGLRIVGISGCKDATLKAEIDRAGLPLLNEGKEKAPRPAPEAVPTPPPAAQNETPVTKTRLIDVPVRSGQRIYAPNCDLIVTSHVSAGAELIADGNIHVYGMMRGRALAGASGDRNAQIFCTHLTAELVSIAGEYWLSDKIPAEFYGKAARLLLAEDALTVQPLN from the coding sequence ATGTCAAACACGCCCATCGAGCTTAAAGGCAGTAGCTTCACCTTATCAGTGGTTCATTTGCATGATGCAAAACCCGAGGTTATTCGTCAGGCGTTAGAAGACAAAATTGCGCAGGCTCCTGCGTTTCTGAAACATGCCCCCGTTGTCGTCAATGTGAGCGACCTTGAAGCGCCGGTGAACTGGAAATTGCTCCAGCAGGCCGTTGCTTCAACCGGGCTGCGTATCGTGGGTATCAGCGGATGTAAAGACGCGACGCTGAAAGCCGAAATTGATCGGGCAGGACTGCCGCTTCTGAACGAAGGCAAAGAAAAAGCCCCCCGTCCAGCTCCGGAAGCCGTGCCAACGCCCCCGCCAGCCGCTCAGAACGAAACGCCTGTCACAAAAACGCGATTGATTGATGTGCCGGTTCGTTCCGGTCAGCGCATTTATGCGCCAAACTGTGATCTGATTGTTACAAGTCACGTCAGTGCGGGCGCTGAACTGATTGCCGATGGCAACATTCACGTCTACGGTATGATGCGAGGACGCGCGCTCGCGGGCGCAAGTGGCGACAGGAACGCACAAATCTTTTGTACTCACCTGACGGCGGAGCTGGTTTCCATCGCAGGGGAATATTGGCTGAGCGACAAGATCCCAGCCGAATTTTATGGCAAAGCGGCCCGCCTGCTCCTGGCAGAAGACGCTTTGACTGTTCAACCGTTGAATTGA
- a CDS encoding YcgL domain-containing protein: MFCVIYRSSSRDQTYLYVEKKDDFSRVPEELMKSFGRPQLAMLLPLDGRKTLVNADLEKVKTALTEQGYYLQLPPPPENLLKQHLEVNGKK; encoded by the coding sequence ATGTTTTGTGTGATCTACAGAAGTTCAAGTCGTGACCAGACTTACCTTTATGTCGAAAAGAAAGACGATTTTTCCCGCGTACCGGAAGAATTAATGAAAAGTTTTGGCCGCCCGCAGCTGGCTATGCTGCTGCCGCTGGATGGACGTAAGACGCTGGTTAATGCGGATCTGGAAAAAGTGAAAACAGCATTAACCGAGCAGGGCTATTATTTACAACTTCCACCCCCACCCGAGAATTTATTAAAACAGCATCTTGAGGTGAACGGAAAGAAATAA